From Lysinibacillus sp. SGAir0095, the proteins below share one genomic window:
- a CDS encoding LysR family transcriptional regulator substrate-binding protein produces MPVMQLAMLSLRQNYSNAFSKDFPQIKVTIIELENKEVIEEVKENKVDLGLITLFNSVGDRFPEQITFHSLHSQGTFHVIVPKDSPLAFNKELQLMDIKDDPFVIYGKNFYNSLIEDFEKNYGPLNVIFKSTNSEVIKKSVSEGIGISLFSSLMLIDDPYLESGRIISIPLTGYPLNFNLLYGGIYSKNRSQSRLVKKFLEYFEH; encoded by the coding sequence ATGCCAGTAATGCAATTGGCAATGCTTTCACTTCGACAAAATTACTCCAATGCATTTTCAAAGGATTTTCCTCAAATTAAAGTGACGATTATTGAATTGGAAAATAAAGAGGTAATTGAGGAAGTTAAAGAAAATAAAGTCGATTTAGGATTAATCACTTTATTTAATTCAGTTGGGGATCGATTTCCTGAACAAATCACCTTTCACTCACTCCATTCTCAAGGCACATTTCATGTTATAGTGCCAAAAGACTCTCCCTTAGCTTTTAATAAAGAACTACAGTTAATGGATATCAAAGACGATCCTTTTGTTATCTACGGAAAAAATTTTTATAATAGCCTAATTGAAGATTTTGAGAAAAACTATGGACCTTTAAATGTTATTTTTAAATCAACAAACTCGGAGGTCATAAAAAAATCTGTTTCAGAGGGGATAGGGATTAGTTTATTTTCTAGTTTGATGCTAATAGATGATCCTTATTTGGAAAGTGGACGAATCATTTCGATTCCGCTAACCGGTTATCCACTTAATTTTAATCTCCTCTATGGAGGGATTTACTCGAAAAATCGTAGTCAATCCAGATTAGTGAAAAAGTTCCTGGAATACTTTGAACACTAA
- a CDS encoding Msr family ABC-F type ribosomal protection protein — protein sequence MEQICFELENIEINYLDKEILKIDRLAVHQFDRIGIVGKNGVGKSTLLKLLTGHIQPTQGKVNRHVEYGYFEQLEAPNGNEADPRLLGKLQVSKKQDFLSGGEQTRLKLAQVFSHYYECLLIDEPTTHLDQEGISYLLDELRYYYGALVLISHDRAVLDELVTTIWEIHDGKVNVYAGNYSEYIAQKQLERTQQTQAHEQFLKEKNRLEKAAEEKKKTAEKIAKASSMSKKESKAKPNRMFETKSKGTGQKALQRAAKAIEHRVEKLHTVEAVQEERPIIFHQASTLELHNKFPIMADRLSICAGDNVLLEDVSFQIPLGKKIAITGNNGSGKSTLFQTIVDKGPGLTISPKAKIGLFQQMSYQFTSDETVLQLLQTSSTYEDGFLRSVLHSMRFVGTDLQKKVQSLSGGEAIRLQICQLFLGEYNILLLDEPTNFLDIHAIQALEKFIKSYKGTILFISHDKQFIANVADGQFHISDKKLIQK from the coding sequence ATGGAACAAATTTGTTTTGAATTAGAAAATATAGAAATAAACTATTTAGATAAAGAAATTTTAAAGATTGACCGATTGGCTGTACATCAATTCGATCGCATTGGTATCGTTGGAAAAAACGGTGTAGGAAAAAGCACCTTATTAAAGCTTCTTACAGGTCATATTCAGCCCACTCAAGGCAAGGTAAATCGCCATGTAGAATATGGATATTTTGAACAGTTAGAAGCACCAAATGGGAATGAAGCGGATCCTAGATTACTAGGCAAATTACAGGTTTCAAAGAAGCAAGATTTCTTGAGCGGAGGCGAGCAAACGAGGCTAAAGCTTGCACAAGTTTTTTCCCATTATTACGAGTGCTTATTAATAGATGAGCCGACGACACATTTGGATCAAGAGGGCATTTCCTATCTACTGGATGAATTGCGGTATTATTACGGAGCCCTCGTGCTAATCAGTCATGATCGTGCTGTACTAGACGAACTAGTTACGACAATTTGGGAAATTCATGATGGCAAGGTGAATGTATATGCTGGAAATTATAGTGAGTATATCGCTCAAAAACAGCTGGAACGAACTCAACAAACGCAAGCTCACGAACAATTTCTGAAAGAAAAGAATCGTCTAGAAAAAGCAGCCGAAGAAAAAAAGAAAACGGCAGAAAAAATAGCTAAAGCTTCATCGATGTCTAAAAAGGAATCAAAAGCTAAACCAAATCGAATGTTTGAAACAAAATCAAAAGGTACAGGTCAAAAAGCGTTACAGCGAGCAGCGAAAGCAATAGAACATCGTGTCGAAAAACTTCATACAGTCGAAGCAGTTCAAGAGGAAAGGCCAATAATCTTTCATCAGGCCAGTACGCTTGAATTGCATAACAAGTTTCCGATTATGGCAGATAGATTATCAATTTGTGCAGGGGACAACGTATTGTTAGAGGATGTAAGCTTCCAAATTCCACTAGGTAAAAAAATCGCCATTACAGGCAACAATGGTAGCGGGAAAAGTACTTTATTTCAAACTATTGTAGATAAGGGGCCAGGATTGACCATATCTCCCAAAGCCAAGATAGGGCTCTTCCAGCAAATGAGCTATCAATTTACTAGTGATGAAACAGTTCTACAATTGCTACAAACAAGTTCAACATACGAAGATGGATTTCTGCGAAGTGTGTTGCATTCCATGAGATTCGTTGGAACGGATCTACAAAAAAAGGTGCAGTCGCTAAGTGGAGGAGAAGCAATTCGTCTTCAGATATGTCAGCTGTTTTTAGGGGAGTATAACATATTGTTATTAGATGAACCAACCAATTTCTTGGACATTCATGCCATCCAAGCATTAGAAAAGTTCATCAAGTCCTATAAAGGAACCATATTATTTATCTCACATGATAAGCAGTTCATAGCAAATGTAGCAGATGGACAATTTCATATTTCAGATAAAAAGTTAATACAAAAGTGA
- a CDS encoding ABC transporter permease — protein sequence MGNLLKTEWYKLRKDRSFWVLLLILFGVAVFYPLLLTNSEGSSGNDFYRGYILSINTDIVRLFPAILAGFFISSEYSMGTMKSVVSSGNSRVRLYFAKLTVFSIGSAIIMLILPIFMIGASVIYIGPEVMPDWSFYLKAIGLIALYAVAYASVMSFFSTIFTDSGKSIAFQLLFIALIPSLLEYLSSKVSFLESIISHSIFITQPSILVIDQIPQWSGDVVLTYIIVPILTFILFGVLGSLLYKSKEIK from the coding sequence ATGGGTAATCTGTTGAAAACAGAATGGTATAAATTAAGAAAAGATCGATCATTTTGGGTATTGCTACTAATTCTATTTGGTGTGGCCGTTTTTTATCCGCTACTTTTGACAAATAGTGAAGGATCTTCTGGAAATGATTTTTATCGCGGATATATTTTATCCATTAACACGGATATTGTAAGACTATTCCCGGCAATTTTAGCAGGGTTCTTTATATCCAGTGAATATTCAATGGGCACGATGAAAAGCGTTGTTTCATCAGGGAATAGTAGGGTTCGTTTGTATTTTGCAAAACTGACAGTATTCTCAATTGGTTCTGCCATCATCATGCTAATATTACCTATATTCATGATAGGGGCAAGTGTCATTTATATAGGGCCTGAGGTAATGCCGGACTGGTCATTTTACTTAAAAGCGATTGGTTTAATTGCACTGTATGCAGTCGCGTATGCTTCAGTTATGTCATTTTTCTCAACTATTTTTACTGATAGTGGGAAGTCAATTGCATTCCAGCTTTTATTCATTGCATTGATTCCTTCCTTATTGGAGTATCTCAGTTCAAAAGTTTCGTTTTTGGAATCGATTATTTCCCATTCTATATTCATCACACAGCCATCCATCTTAGTGATTGATCAAATCCCTCAATGGAGTGGTGACGTTGTGTTAACCTATATAATAGTGCCAATTCTAACATTTATCCTATTTGGTGTATTGGGAAGTCTTCTATATAAAAGCAAAGAAATTAAGTAG
- a CDS encoding MFS transporter: protein MKALPIALLAFLLAFSYSSLSGFLASFTAEINQTQVASLFFVVFAMMIVVFRPIVGKAFDKYKEHYLYYPAILMFAAGLILLSQAHSGKMVLFSGLIMGIGYGALFSCFQALTVKLSPIHRRGIATATFLLFFDMGYGIGSYFMGLIASFVNYSMMYEVAGIITLLSVILYYVFHHRPQAKQSNQNQGAKLI, encoded by the coding sequence GTGAAAGCATTGCCAATTGCATTACTGGCATTTTTACTTGCCTTTTCTTATAGCTCGTTATCTGGATTTTTAGCTTCTTTTACTGCTGAAATCAATCAGACTCAAGTAGCAAGCTTATTTTTTGTTGTATTTGCCATGATGATCGTTGTGTTTCGGCCAATCGTCGGGAAAGCTTTCGATAAGTATAAAGAGCATTATTTGTATTATCCGGCTATTTTAATGTTTGCAGCTGGTCTAATTCTACTAAGCCAGGCACATTCCGGAAAAATGGTTTTGTTCTCCGGCTTAATAATGGGGATTGGCTACGGGGCACTCTTTTCATGTTTTCAGGCACTTACTGTTAAGCTTTCCCCTATCCATCGACGAGGCATTGCAACAGCGACATTCCTTTTATTTTTTGACATGGGCTATGGCATCGGTTCGTATTTCATGGGACTAATCGCTTCCTTCGTTAATTACAGCATGATGTATGAAGTGGCAGGAATTATTACTTTACTTTCGGTCATTCTGTACTATGTGTTCCATCATCGACCACAAGCTAAGCAGTCAAACCAAAATCAAGGAGCCAAGTTAATCTAA
- a CDS encoding erythromycin resistance leader peptide: MTHSMRLRFLALNQ; encoded by the coding sequence ATGACACATTCTATGAGACTACGTTTCCTAGCTTTGAACCAATAA
- a CDS encoding GNAT family N-acetyltransferase, producing MIIRLGETRDVEQLIKMSWDYIKEHSESEMKCTFQKFRKEYHSFFEKALTSGQWFVWVVEEAGKLVAHIYIELIQKVLRPGSITHPFAYMTNIYTVPEYRNMGLGSKLLRSINEWINENEYEFVIVWPNDETIPYYQKSEHMQCKEPIEYYLS from the coding sequence ATGATTATAAGGCTAGGTGAAACAAGAGACGTTGAACAATTGATCAAGATGAGTTGGGATTATATAAAAGAGCACTCTGAAAGTGAAATGAAATGTACCTTTCAAAAGTTTCGGAAGGAGTATCATTCGTTTTTTGAAAAGGCCTTAACCAGTGGCCAATGGTTTGTTTGGGTTGTGGAGGAAGCTGGTAAACTAGTCGCCCATATTTACATAGAATTAATACAAAAAGTACTGCGTCCAGGTAGTATCACACATCCATTTGCTTACATGACGAATATCTATACCGTTCCCGAATATCGAAATATGGGTCTCGGAAGTAAATTACTTAGATCCATCAATGAGTGGATTAACGAAAACGAGTATGAGTTTGTCATCGTATGGCCAAATGATGAAACGATTCCATATTATCAAAAAAGCGAACACATGCAGTGCAAGGAGCCGATTGAGTATTACCTGAGTTGA
- a CDS encoding response regulator transcription factor, which yields MNKSINILVIEDDEDINRLLCNIVSQSGYGVKAAYSGTEASIYLESQTWDMVLLDLMLPGLSGEEILKWVRKESDVPIIMISAKLETQTKIEALRAGADDYITKPFDIEEVSARIDSCLRRYQPKANVPATQQLQHKDLMMDTESKTVSINHKEIKLTALEYEILYLLLSSPKKVFTKANLFESVWKETFHGDDNTVNVHMSNIRSKLGKVNPREEYIETIWGMGYRLKT from the coding sequence ATGAACAAATCCATAAATATTTTAGTAATTGAAGATGATGAGGATATTAATCGACTGCTGTGCAATATCGTGAGTCAAAGCGGTTACGGTGTGAAAGCGGCATACTCTGGGACAGAGGCGAGCATTTATTTAGAAAGTCAGACATGGGATATGGTTCTGCTGGATTTAATGCTTCCAGGTTTGTCTGGCGAAGAAATTCTAAAGTGGGTTAGAAAAGAGAGTGATGTGCCAATCATTATGATCTCTGCAAAGCTAGAAACACAAACGAAAATCGAGGCATTAAGGGCGGGGGCGGATGACTATATAACAAAACCTTTCGATATTGAAGAGGTGTCGGCGAGAATCGATTCTTGCTTACGACGCTATCAACCTAAGGCGAATGTACCAGCAACCCAGCAACTGCAGCACAAAGATCTGATGATGGATACAGAGTCGAAAACTGTATCCATAAATCATAAGGAAATTAAATTAACGGCACTTGAATACGAGATTTTATATCTTTTATTGTCGTCCCCTAAAAAGGTATTCACCAAAGCCAATTTGTTCGAGAGTGTTTGGAAAGAGACTTTCCATGGCGATGATAATACAGTAAATGTCCATATGAGTAACATACGGAGCAAGCTCGGGAAAGTCAATCCACGTGAGGAGTATATCGAAACGATTTGGGGAATGGGGTACCGACTAAAAACTTAA
- a CDS encoding sensor histidine kinase KdpD, protein MLYVGIGLIVILVYLLTRHFYLKREIKRATKQLHELNQNLTEKKLDIRFFDKDIEKLVEEINNQINLTKKATADKRRTENELKQAISHISHDIRTPMTSILGYIQFLEVEEITPSLRKEYTQIIKDGALRLKALLEDFFELSIIEQTDYPMKLETIKINQVILEVLLGFYEAFNKRGLTPTIEIPDEDLLIKADLSAVKRVIENLILNAIKHSSGNVIIRVEKATSSVQLMISNSVEQLSERDLTYMFDRFYKADQARIGHGTGLGLPIAKSLMEKMNGSISAELEQGELAIICKWNS, encoded by the coding sequence ATGCTATATGTAGGAATCGGACTGATTGTTATTTTAGTGTATCTACTTACTCGCCACTTTTATTTAAAAAGGGAAATAAAGAGAGCAACCAAGCAGCTACATGAACTCAATCAAAATTTAACAGAGAAGAAGTTAGACATTCGTTTTTTCGATAAAGATATTGAGAAGCTGGTGGAAGAGATTAACAATCAGATTAATCTAACAAAAAAGGCAACTGCGGATAAGCGGAGAACTGAAAACGAACTAAAACAGGCCATCTCACATATTTCGCATGACATTCGGACACCCATGACTTCTATTTTGGGCTATATTCAATTTTTAGAAGTGGAGGAAATAACGCCTTCTTTGAGAAAAGAATATACTCAAATTATTAAAGATGGGGCATTGCGATTAAAGGCGTTACTCGAAGACTTTTTCGAACTCTCCATTATTGAGCAAACGGATTATCCCATGAAACTGGAAACGATTAAAATCAATCAAGTTATTCTAGAGGTGCTATTAGGATTTTACGAAGCATTTAATAAAAGAGGCCTAACACCAACGATTGAAATTCCAGACGAAGATCTTTTGATAAAGGCTGATTTATCTGCGGTAAAAAGAGTTATCGAAAACTTGATACTCAATGCGATTAAACATTCAAGTGGGAACGTGATCATTCGGGTTGAAAAAGCTACTTCATCTGTTCAATTAATGATCAGTAACTCTGTGGAACAATTGAGCGAAAGGGATCTAACATATATGTTTGACCGTTTTTATAAAGCAGACCAAGCAAGAATCGGTCATGGAACAGGCTTAGGCTTGCCAATTGCAAAGAGCCTGATGGAAAAAATGAACGGCAGCATCTCGGCTGAGCTTGAACAGGGTGAGCTCGCAATTATTTGTAAGTGGAATAGTTAA
- a CDS encoding ATP-binding cassette domain-containing protein translates to MNEYVLRTNQLSKKYQNKMALNQVDLAIKKGSIYGFIGQNGAGKSTLIRLVAGLAFPTAGTFELFGESHERELNEARKRIGTIIEGPALYPNMTAAENLEAHRLLKGIPGKECIKKTLTLVGLEDTGKKKTKNFSLGMKQRLGLAIALLGEPEFLILDEPINGLDPMGVVEIRELLKKLNQEYGITILISSHILSELHLLATHYGIIHNGELLEQLTAKELNEKTQHYLHIKVDNPQKCASIIESKLATNNFEVMHNGVIKLFGFVDVPGKVSQLLTNEGLVIEQFMPMGEDLESYFTKRIGGVHHG, encoded by the coding sequence ATGAATGAGTATGTTCTTAGAACCAATCAGTTATCAAAGAAATATCAAAATAAAATGGCGTTAAATCAAGTAGATTTAGCGATTAAAAAGGGTTCGATTTATGGGTTTATTGGACAAAATGGTGCCGGAAAATCAACTTTAATTCGCCTTGTTGCAGGCCTTGCCTTTCCAACAGCTGGGACGTTCGAGTTATTTGGAGAGAGCCATGAACGGGAGCTCAATGAAGCAAGAAAACGAATTGGAACCATTATTGAAGGTCCAGCCCTTTACCCGAATATGACAGCAGCTGAAAATTTAGAAGCTCATAGACTGTTAAAAGGAATCCCGGGGAAAGAATGTATTAAAAAAACATTAACTCTAGTAGGTTTAGAAGATACAGGGAAAAAGAAAACAAAGAATTTTTCTTTAGGAATGAAGCAGCGTCTCGGCCTTGCGATTGCCCTATTAGGAGAACCTGAATTTTTGATATTGGATGAGCCTATTAATGGGCTAGATCCAATGGGTGTAGTGGAAATTCGTGAATTATTGAAGAAGTTGAACCAGGAGTATGGCATTACGATTTTGATTTCAAGCCATATTTTAAGTGAACTGCACTTATTAGCTACGCATTACGGAATTATTCATAATGGTGAGTTGCTCGAACAGTTAACAGCAAAGGAACTAAATGAAAAAACCCAGCACTATCTCCACATTAAAGTGGATAATCCGCAAAAATGTGCAAGTATAATTGAAAGTAAGCTCGCAACAAATAATTTTGAAGTCATGCACAATGGCGTTATAAAATTATTTGGATTTGTGGACGTACCAGGTAAAGTTTCACAGCTACTGACAAATGAAGGCTTAGTGATTGAACAATTTATGCCGATGGGTGAAGATCTGGAAAGCTACTTTACGAAACGCATCGGGGGTGTTCACCATGGGTAA
- a CDS encoding CHY zinc finger protein has translation MLIHGHQVKGKEVDKETRCGHYHSEIDRIAIKFYCCNTYYPCFFCHKEHGCNSPQVWPKDQFHQKGILCGHCGYELTINEYLSCNSSCPSCMSSFNPGCSLHKHLYFEV, from the coding sequence ATGCTTATTCATGGCCACCAAGTTAAGGGGAAGGAAGTCGACAAGGAAACGCGTTGTGGGCATTATCATTCAGAAATCGATCGAATTGCCATAAAATTTTACTGTTGCAATACTTATTATCCTTGCTTTTTCTGTCACAAAGAGCACGGCTGCAATTCTCCACAAGTTTGGCCTAAAGATCAATTTCATCAAAAGGGCATATTATGTGGCCACTGTGGGTATGAACTAACTATCAATGAATACCTATCCTGCAACTCTTCTTGTCCATCCTGCATGAGCTCATTCAATCCAGGATGTAGCCTTCATAAGCATTTGTATTTTGAAGTTTAA